The following proteins are encoded in a genomic region of Pangasianodon hypophthalmus isolate fPanHyp1 chromosome 26, fPanHyp1.pri, whole genome shotgun sequence:
- the LOC113535412 gene encoding endonuclease domain-containing 1 protein-like — protein sequence MKLLSVVLLLRPLSACLAEVVNDFTVSCPQFFPTLNGRVSPPTRFIGSRFKQICQTRNNQREFATFYDTKNKIPVYSSYRFYGRVSCERKTGDWFIEPQLDSRQLDRNMASEAALGNIVNQARNGDYVGSVYDKGHLLPVYHAHTQCCSYATFTLTNAAPQHKSFNRGQWRVTEETMAVVLTDECINKGLSAYVVTGVVPGYNKLNNRVRIPSHFWTAFCCLDQNNKFKLSGGYIGGNSKDNLEPFWKSVQDLERHLTGEYKKHFPNQIPNKAFTLFHGKCHESAGTENQNTDSDSEQMGNNRNSSKRRKLANTSCRKRNKKP from the exons ATGAAGCTCCTCAGTGTAGTTCTCCTTCTGCGTCCACTCTCGGCCTGTTTGGCTGAAGTTGTGAATGATTTTACTGTGAGCTGTCCACAATTCTTCCCTACACTGAATGGAAGAGTTTCTCCTCCTACGAGGTTTATTGGGTCTCGATTTAAACAGATCTGTCAAACTCGAAACAATCAACGTGAATTTGCAACATTTTATGACACGAAGAACAAAATCCCCGTTTACTCATCCTACAGGTTTTACGGACGAGTGAGTtgtgaaagaaagacaggagacTGGTTTATTGAACCTCAG CTGGATAGTAGACAGCTGGATCGAAACATGGCCTCTGAGGCTGCTTTGGGAAACATAGTGAATCAGGCTCGGAATGGAGATTATGTAGGTTCTGTCTACGATAAAGGGCATCTGCTTCCAGTTTACCATGCCcacacacagtgctgttctTACGCCACCTTCACTCTGACCAACGCTGCACCACAGCATAAGTCATTCAACCGTGGACAGTGGAGGGTGACAGAGGAGACCATGGCTGTAGTTCTGACagatgagtgcattaataaaggCCTGAGTGCGTATGTAGTAACTGGGGTTGTGCCGggttataataaattaaataacagaGTGAGAATTCCCAGTCACTTCTGGACGGCATTCTGCTGCCTGGATCAAAACAATAAATTCAAACTCTCAGGTGGATACATTGGAGGAAATTCTAAAGATAATCTTGAACCATTTTGGAAGAGCGTGCAGGACCTTGAGAGACATTTAACAGGGGAGTATAAGAAACATTTCCCTAACCAAATCCCTAATAAAGCTTTCACTCTGTTTCATGGAAAATGCCATGAAAGTGCAGGAACAGAAAACCAGAACACGGACAGTGACAGCGAACAGATGGGAAACAATAGAAACAGTTCTAAGCGGAGAAAACTGGCAAATACAAGCTGtagaaaaaggaacaaaaaaccCTAA